A window of Variovorax sp. PBL-E5 contains these coding sequences:
- a CDS encoding ABC transporter substrate-binding protein, whose protein sequence is MNFQKSSARRAVRCWAAASAWALSGLCAAQAPSTVPGVTADSILIGANATITGPLAAAGGVIYPTIDAYFKKTNDEGGINGRKLKFVYYDDAYDPSKTVGVAKKLVEVDKVFMMNTLGAGTTAAIADYLAERNVPVVPAITGSKKLLAYKNIFQMYPDYGTDGKTLARYAIDKLHAKSVAIWYQNDDFGKDEVAAVTEELKKDKMQPVVALPYNPTDMDFSSSVLKLKAANPDVVILAPAQKPAAQFLKDAAKLGLKTQFLVSYAAADISVSNLAGPAAEGVIFSSYQKTLVAEPNDPKMKELKEFAAKYLPGKEVSHYMFLGTYVAQLTVEALKRAGPDLTREKVIKAMEEMKDWNGAWIVDNVSYGPDQHGLGATAMYFMKIQNGKFVKVQ, encoded by the coding sequence ATGAACTTCCAGAAATCTTCGGCACGACGGGCCGTCCGCTGCTGGGCGGCGGCATCCGCATGGGCGCTGTCGGGCCTTTGCGCCGCGCAGGCGCCTTCGACCGTGCCAGGCGTCACGGCCGACAGCATTCTCATCGGCGCGAACGCGACGATCACGGGTCCCCTGGCCGCTGCCGGTGGCGTGATCTACCCGACGATCGATGCTTACTTCAAGAAGACGAACGACGAGGGCGGAATCAACGGGCGCAAGCTCAAGTTCGTCTATTACGACGATGCCTACGATCCGTCGAAGACCGTCGGGGTCGCGAAGAAGCTGGTGGAAGTCGACAAGGTCTTCATGATGAACACACTCGGCGCCGGCACGACCGCGGCCATTGCCGACTATCTCGCCGAGCGCAACGTTCCCGTCGTGCCCGCGATCACCGGCAGCAAGAAGCTGCTCGCCTACAAGAACATCTTCCAGATGTACCCCGACTACGGTACCGACGGCAAGACGCTCGCGCGCTACGCGATCGACAAGCTGCACGCGAAGTCGGTCGCCATCTGGTATCAGAACGACGACTTCGGCAAGGACGAAGTGGCCGCGGTGACCGAGGAGTTGAAGAAGGACAAGATGCAGCCCGTGGTTGCGTTGCCCTACAACCCCACCGACATGGACTTCAGCTCGTCGGTCCTGAAACTGAAGGCCGCGAATCCCGATGTGGTCATCCTTGCGCCGGCGCAGAAGCCCGCCGCGCAATTCCTCAAGGATGCCGCCAAGCTCGGCCTGAAGACGCAGTTCCTCGTGAGCTATGCGGCCGCCGACATCTCGGTCAGCAACCTGGCCGGACCGGCGGCCGAGGGCGTCATCTTCTCCTCCTATCAAAAGACGCTGGTGGCCGAACCGAACGATCCCAAGATGAAGGAACTCAAGGAATTCGCGGCCAAGTACCTGCCGGGCAAGGAAGTCAGCCACTACATGTTCCTCGGGACCTACGTTGCCCAATTGACGGTGGAGGCGCTCAAGCGCGCCGGCCCGGACCTCACGCGCGAGAAGGTCATCAAGGCGATGGAGGAGATGAAGGACTGGAACGGCGCCTGGATCGTCGACAACGTCAGCTACGGTCCCGACCAGCATGGCCTGGGCGCGACGGCCATGTACTTCATGAAGATTCAGAACGGCAAGTTCGTCAAGGTCCAGTGA
- a CDS encoding acetoacetate decarboxylase family protein: MANQVSGRFSPENFGFTMPVSNPPIDRPPYYFRNVESMSFVYETSTEAAASILPQGLMLPEKNATALVTFNRFHFSTVGCYNEAIFGINCFWEGEAVIYYDTILVDNEVGLITGREPYGFGKLFANIKFERENNLIVAYAERPTGKRLVTGVVRPRDLLQPGPSAPAVTLKVIPSPEEGAPPEVCELVMVRTEKSTVTGSDGKVEAFTGPGNVSFDSDSVLNPCFKLPVEKMVRASWGYYNFTLPYGKVLKRYPPCVAATCDVNGVPRA; encoded by the coding sequence ATGGCAAATCAGGTGAGCGGGCGCTTCAGTCCCGAGAATTTCGGCTTCACGATGCCGGTGAGCAATCCGCCGATCGACCGGCCGCCCTACTATTTTCGCAATGTCGAGTCGATGAGCTTCGTCTACGAGACCTCGACCGAAGCCGCCGCGTCGATCCTTCCCCAAGGCCTGATGCTGCCGGAGAAGAACGCGACCGCGCTGGTCACGTTCAATCGCTTCCACTTCAGCACGGTCGGTTGCTACAACGAAGCGATCTTCGGCATCAATTGCTTCTGGGAGGGCGAGGCCGTCATCTATTACGACACCATCCTGGTCGACAACGAGGTAGGCCTGATCACCGGACGCGAACCCTACGGCTTCGGCAAGCTCTTCGCCAATATCAAGTTCGAACGCGAGAACAACCTGATCGTGGCCTACGCCGAGCGGCCGACGGGGAAGCGACTGGTCACGGGCGTGGTGCGGCCGCGGGATCTGCTTCAGCCCGGGCCGAGTGCGCCGGCCGTCACGCTCAAGGTCATCCCGAGCCCGGAGGAGGGCGCGCCGCCCGAGGTCTGCGAACTGGTGATGGTCAGAACCGAGAAAAGTACCGTGACCGGCTCCGATGGCAAGGTCGAAGCGTTCACCGGTCCGGGCAATGTGAGCTTCGATTCGGACTCGGTGCTCAATCCCTGCTTCAAGCTGCCCGTGGAGAAGATGGTCCGGGCTTCGTGGGGCTACTACAACTTCACCCTGCCTTACGGCAAGGTGTTGAAGCGCTACCCGCCCTGCGTGGCCGCGACCTGCGACGTCAACGGGGTCCCTCGTGCCTGA
- a CDS encoding SDR family NAD(P)-dependent oxidoreductase, producing the protein MPDRRPGALDFTAKTALVTGGGGGIGRAAALAFANAGANVVVVDVNAELGEAAVASITGLGGMAVFVQADVSRAQDVVQYVRAAIGAYDRIDVFVNNAAWEGEVRSLVDYPDDVFDKVIAINLRGVFLGLKHVLPVMYAQRRGAVINTASIAGHVGSPGLVAYTASKHAVLGMTKTAALEGARFGVRVNAVCPGAVDTPMLRSLAKGKEPTQVEVAMQKYADDSPNGRLAEPLDIANAMLFLASDLSSHMSGQSLRIDGGRVML; encoded by the coding sequence GTGCCTGACAGGCGACCCGGCGCGCTGGACTTCACCGCGAAGACCGCGCTCGTCACGGGTGGGGGCGGCGGCATCGGCCGCGCCGCGGCACTGGCGTTCGCGAATGCCGGCGCCAATGTCGTGGTGGTCGACGTGAACGCCGAGCTCGGCGAAGCGGCGGTCGCCTCGATCACGGGCCTGGGCGGCATGGCCGTCTTCGTGCAGGCCGATGTCTCGAGGGCGCAGGATGTGGTCCAGTACGTGCGCGCGGCGATCGGGGCCTACGACCGCATCGACGTCTTCGTCAACAACGCTGCCTGGGAGGGCGAGGTGCGCAGCCTCGTCGACTACCCGGACGATGTGTTCGACAAGGTCATCGCCATCAACCTGCGCGGCGTCTTTCTGGGGCTCAAGCACGTGCTGCCCGTGATGTACGCGCAAAGGCGCGGCGCGGTCATCAATACCGCGTCGATCGCGGGCCATGTGGGCTCACCCGGACTGGTCGCCTACACCGCCAGCAAGCATGCCGTGCTGGGCATGACGAAGACCGCCGCGCTCGAGGGAGCGAGGTTTGGCGTCCGCGTGAACGCGGTGTGTCCGGGCGCGGTCGACACGCCGATGCTGCGCTCGCTCGCCAAGGGCAAGGAACCGACGCAGGTGGAGGTCGCGATGCAGAAGTACGCCGACGATTCGCCGAATGGCCGTCTCGCGGAACCCCTGGACATCGCGAATGCGATGCTCTTCCTGGCCTCCGATCTGTCAAGCCACATGTCCGGACAGAGCCTTCGCATCGATGGCGGCCGGGTCATGCTCTAG
- a CDS encoding EthD domain-containing protein — protein MSIFRKKTALGTEAFRTHWKKIHAPIAMRIPGLQRYEQNVVVGRFASNASSGQEKAMVIDGICKLLFPDPSAMQGVFSPEMKQQLMDDEAKFIEALRTFVVDQEVVVSAAEKPLTKIVAFVTRGPGVGASDFTMRWKRDRVTWAATVPDLEGYTQNFVTSRTIERGEATYEQVPIDCIDEIWVGDRSPHTMRDAIDRLHARAGALEASVYSFIVDVHVPTRVEVGVQP, from the coding sequence ATGAGCATCTTCCGGAAGAAGACCGCGCTCGGGACCGAAGCGTTCCGAACCCATTGGAAGAAGATCCATGCGCCGATCGCGATGCGCATCCCGGGTCTGCAGCGCTACGAGCAGAACGTCGTGGTTGGGCGATTCGCTTCGAACGCGTCGTCGGGGCAGGAAAAGGCGATGGTCATCGACGGCATATGCAAGCTGTTGTTCCCGGACCCTTCGGCGATGCAGGGCGTGTTCTCACCCGAGATGAAGCAGCAGCTGATGGACGACGAGGCGAAGTTCATCGAAGCGCTGCGGACCTTCGTCGTCGATCAGGAGGTTGTTGTCTCGGCCGCGGAAAAGCCACTGACGAAGATCGTTGCCTTCGTCACTCGCGGGCCCGGCGTGGGCGCTTCCGACTTCACGATGCGCTGGAAGCGCGATCGTGTCACCTGGGCCGCCACCGTCCCCGACCTCGAAGGCTACACGCAGAATTTCGTGACCAGCCGCACGATCGAGCGAGGCGAGGCCACCTACGAGCAAGTGCCGATCGACTGCATCGACGAGATCTGGGTCGGCGACCGTTCGCCGCACACGATGCGCGATGCGATCGACCGTCTCCACGCGCGGGCCGGGGCACTGGAAGCGTCGGTGTACAGCTTCATCGTCGACGTCCATGTGCCGACGCGAGTGGAAGTCGGAGTGCAGCCATGA
- a CDS encoding SDR family oxidoreductase, giving the protein MIDAQALHAAHGTQDSASSSLAGKTVLVTGASSGIGQGIAIELARLGADVAVNYVRNAAGAQETVGAVRALGVRAEAFRCDVSSRADLFGMIESIDAVLGGPDIVVSNSVEVLTKPLMDVTEAEWQRAMEITCSAFLYLAQASAPIMRRRGAGWLIGITSLGAHRVLDDYALLGVPKAALEHLMRYLAAELRPQGIRVNAVSPGAVKTAAMRAVRGDELAEERMAMFRATAPARQTAMPADIGRLVAFLCSPQADLVVGQTLVIDGGMSLY; this is encoded by the coding sequence ATGATCGACGCGCAAGCATTGCACGCAGCGCACGGAACGCAGGACAGCGCGAGCAGTTCTTTGGCCGGCAAGACCGTGCTTGTCACCGGTGCTTCCAGCGGTATTGGCCAGGGCATCGCAATCGAGTTGGCGCGCCTGGGCGCGGATGTCGCGGTCAACTACGTTCGCAACGCAGCCGGTGCGCAAGAGACGGTCGGTGCCGTACGTGCGCTGGGCGTCCGAGCCGAGGCATTTCGATGCGACGTCTCCTCCCGCGCCGATCTCTTCGGGATGATCGAGAGCATCGACGCGGTCCTGGGCGGACCGGACATCGTGGTGTCCAACTCGGTGGAGGTGCTGACCAAGCCGCTGATGGACGTGACAGAGGCCGAGTGGCAACGCGCGATGGAGATCACATGCTCCGCATTCCTGTACCTCGCCCAGGCGAGCGCGCCGATCATGCGCCGTCGTGGCGCGGGCTGGCTCATCGGCATCACGTCACTCGGCGCGCATCGGGTGCTCGACGACTATGCACTGCTCGGCGTGCCCAAGGCCGCGCTGGAGCACCTGATGCGCTACCTGGCCGCAGAGTTGCGGCCGCAAGGCATCCGTGTCAACGCCGTGTCGCCGGGTGCAGTCAAGACGGCAGCCATGCGTGCCGTGCGCGGCGATGAGCTTGCGGAAGAACGCATGGCAATGTTTCGCGCGACTGCACCCGCGCGCCAGACGGCGATGCCGGCGGACATCGGCCGTCTCGTCGCCTTTCTGTGTTCGCCGCAGGCCGACCTGGTGGTCGGTCAGACGCTCGTCATCGACGGCGGCATGAGCTTGTACTGA
- a CDS encoding ankyrin repeat domain-containing protein, with translation MRRRDLGLWLLAMAAAATQANAQVAPSPGEVQAYGGLHRAAWSGDLPRLGALIRHGADLQARDGRGRTALHVATHAHQREAIRVLVQAGARLDTLDDDRYDAVTIAAVADDPMTLALLLSLGASAKQTTSRYDGTALIAAAHLGHDEVVRQLIAAGAPLDHVNNLHWTAVIESIVLGDGGARHQRTLGWLVDAGADLQLADRQGNTPLQLARTRGYAAMVDRLKAAGTS, from the coding sequence ATGCGGCGGCGCGATCTGGGCCTGTGGCTGCTCGCGATGGCCGCGGCGGCGACGCAGGCGAACGCCCAGGTGGCCCCGTCGCCGGGCGAGGTGCAGGCCTACGGCGGATTGCACCGGGCCGCATGGTCCGGCGACCTGCCGCGACTCGGCGCGCTGATCCGGCACGGCGCCGATCTGCAGGCGCGCGATGGCCGCGGCCGCACCGCGTTGCACGTGGCCACGCATGCGCACCAGCGCGAAGCCATCCGCGTGCTGGTCCAGGCGGGCGCCAGGCTCGATACGCTCGACGACGATCGCTACGACGCAGTGACCATCGCGGCCGTGGCCGACGACCCCATGACGCTGGCGCTGCTGCTGTCGCTCGGCGCGAGTGCGAAGCAGACCACCAGCCGCTACGACGGCACCGCGCTGATTGCGGCCGCGCACCTCGGCCACGACGAGGTGGTGCGCCAGCTCATCGCGGCCGGCGCGCCGCTGGACCATGTGAACAACCTGCACTGGACGGCAGTGATCGAATCGATCGTGCTCGGCGACGGCGGCGCGCGGCATCAGCGCACCCTGGGTTGGCTGGTCGATGCCGGGGCCGACCTGCAACTGGCCGACCGGCAGGGAAATACGCCGCTGCAGCTGGCGCGTACGCGCGGCTATGCGGCAATGGTGGACAGGCTCAAGGCGGCTGGCACGAGTTAG
- a CDS encoding GlcG/HbpS family heme-binding protein, which yields MHSTLRFGALALAFAAFGAQAQQAVRTEKNMSLDLANQLASAAVAACAANGYNVSATVVDRAGTVRAVQRADNAGPHTLASSERKAWTSASAKSPTQAMMEGAQKNPGGANLVYLPGVLLLGGGVPVKAGNEVIGAIGVGGAPGGNLDEQCANAALEKVKGLLG from the coding sequence ATGCATTCCACCCTTCGTTTCGGCGCGCTCGCGCTGGCATTCGCGGCCTTCGGCGCCCAGGCCCAACAAGCCGTCCGCACAGAGAAGAACATGTCGCTCGATCTGGCCAACCAGCTCGCGTCCGCCGCCGTCGCGGCCTGCGCCGCCAACGGCTACAACGTGTCCGCCACCGTGGTCGACCGCGCCGGCACCGTGCGCGCCGTGCAGCGCGCCGACAACGCCGGCCCGCACACGCTGGCGTCGAGCGAACGCAAGGCCTGGACCTCGGCCTCGGCCAAGTCGCCGACGCAAGCCATGATGGAAGGCGCGCAGAAGAATCCGGGCGGTGCCAACCTGGTCTACCTGCCGGGCGTCCTGCTGCTCGGCGGCGGCGTGCCGGTGAAGGCCGGCAACGAAGTCATCGGCGCCATCGGCGTCGGCGGCGCGCCGGGCGGCAACCTCGACGAGCAATGCGCCAACGCAGCGCTCGAAAAGGTCAAGGGCCTGCTGGGCTGA
- a CDS encoding response regulator transcription factor: MNPPLSPLIHLIDDDQAVRDSLALLIGTVGLRVQTWAAPLAFIEGFDRNSIGAIVLDVRMPGISGLAVLDRLIADGVDQPIIMLTGHGTVEMCRRAFKAGAAEFLEKPVNDEQLLEALQQAVHQHVRSRERGQADQSARERFGQLSDREREVLGMIVAGLTNKEIARALGLSPRTVETHRANLFAKLGCDSLAQLIRRYAALAEQDAP, encoded by the coding sequence ATGAACCCGCCCCTGTCTCCGCTGATCCACCTCATCGACGATGACCAGGCCGTGCGCGACAGCCTGGCGCTGCTGATCGGCACGGTCGGGCTGCGCGTGCAGACATGGGCTGCACCGCTGGCCTTCATCGAGGGCTTCGACCGCAACAGCATCGGCGCGATCGTGCTCGACGTGCGCATGCCCGGCATCAGCGGCCTCGCGGTGCTCGACCGGTTGATCGCCGACGGTGTCGACCAGCCGATCATCATGCTGACCGGGCACGGGACTGTCGAGATGTGCCGCCGCGCCTTCAAGGCCGGCGCGGCGGAGTTCCTGGAGAAGCCCGTCAACGACGAACAGCTGCTCGAAGCGCTGCAGCAGGCCGTGCACCAGCACGTGCGCTCGCGCGAGCGCGGCCAGGCCGATCAATCCGCGCGCGAGCGCTTCGGCCAGCTGTCCGACCGCGAGCGTGAAGTGCTCGGCATGATCGTGGCGGGACTCACCAACAAGGAAATCGCCCGTGCGCTGGGCCTGTCGCCGCGCACGGTGGAAACCCATCGCGCCAACCTGTTCGCCAAGCTCGGCTGCGATTCGCTGGCGCAGCTGATCCGGCGCTACGCCGCGCTGGCGGAACAAGACGCTCCGTAG
- a CDS encoding sensor histidine kinase, whose amino-acid sequence MKHPLRALAGWCIAWLLLSAAGAVWIARAELQQLHEAFDTDARIAHRLLSQQVVQYDAVLATLALLGQADAVDQPEQRLSSVYPSILSVQRRVRGASWPDPAATEAETLSRSLRRAALAQVDLPHGRYRLVMAADPVSYELDIDLAATVPSRDWPSDPLTSPARVAIEQGTQQFVVQPGQLAPGGWHFGFRKMLASDSQPFDVVAERRVGWDELPWLGMIGWSLVMGLLLGGTRMLLRQRSARRRAEELLRLGQVARLNALGELAAGMAHELNQPLTAVLANTQAARRLLDDEPPELQAARGAMGQAVEQARRAADVVGRLRRAIERPDTGGRGEPVTLQNAVRSALYLLEPECARRGVDVAFDAASPVRVLADPVALEQIVHNLLINALQALEQMPAGTRRIAIDVTAQGSTGRLVVSDNGPGIPADALPRLFEPFFSTREGGLGLGLSLSETLAGGMGGALAAGLAPPHGARFTLSLPLAGATP is encoded by the coding sequence ATGAAGCATCCCTTGCGCGCACTCGCCGGCTGGTGCATCGCGTGGCTGCTGCTGAGCGCAGCCGGCGCGGTGTGGATCGCGCGCGCCGAACTGCAGCAGCTGCACGAGGCCTTCGACACCGACGCCCGCATTGCCCATCGCCTGCTGAGCCAGCAGGTCGTGCAGTACGACGCCGTGCTGGCCACGCTCGCACTGCTCGGCCAGGCCGATGCAGTGGACCAGCCCGAGCAACGTCTGAGCTCGGTCTATCCATCCATCCTGTCGGTGCAGCGACGCGTGCGCGGCGCCAGTTGGCCGGACCCGGCCGCGACGGAAGCCGAAACACTTTCACGCAGCTTGCGCCGGGCCGCGCTCGCGCAGGTCGATCTTCCGCATGGGCGCTACCGCCTCGTGATGGCGGCGGATCCGGTGAGCTATGAACTGGACATCGACCTGGCTGCGACCGTGCCCTCGCGGGACTGGCCTTCGGACCCGCTGACGAGCCCGGCCCGCGTCGCGATCGAACAGGGCACGCAGCAGTTCGTCGTGCAGCCGGGGCAGCTCGCGCCGGGCGGTTGGCATTTCGGATTCCGCAAGATGCTGGCCTCCGACAGCCAGCCCTTCGACGTCGTGGCCGAGCGCCGTGTCGGCTGGGACGAGCTGCCGTGGCTCGGGATGATCGGCTGGTCGCTCGTCATGGGCCTGCTGCTCGGCGGAACACGCATGCTGCTGCGCCAGCGCAGCGCACGCCGGCGCGCGGAAGAGCTGCTGCGCCTGGGCCAGGTGGCGCGGCTCAATGCGCTGGGCGAACTGGCGGCCGGCATGGCGCACGAACTGAACCAGCCGCTGACCGCGGTGCTGGCCAACACCCAGGCAGCGCGCCGCCTGCTCGACGACGAGCCGCCGGAACTGCAGGCCGCGCGCGGCGCGATGGGTCAGGCCGTGGAGCAGGCGCGCCGCGCCGCCGACGTCGTGGGCCGGCTGCGGCGCGCGATCGAACGGCCCGACACCGGGGGCCGCGGCGAACCGGTCACACTGCAGAACGCCGTGCGCAGCGCGCTCTACCTGCTGGAGCCCGAGTGCGCGCGGCGCGGCGTGGACGTCGCGTTCGACGCCGCGTCGCCGGTGCGCGTGCTGGCCGATCCGGTGGCGCTGGAGCAGATCGTTCACAACCTGCTGATCAATGCGCTGCAGGCCCTCGAACAGATGCCGGCCGGGACGCGGCGGATCGCCATCGACGTGACGGCGCAAGGATCGACGGGCCGCCTCGTGGTGAGCGACAACGGGCCCGGCATCCCGGCCGACGCGCTGCCTCGCCTGTTCGAGCCTTTCTTCAGCACGCGCGAAGGCGGGCTCGGCCTCGGCCTGAGCCTGAGCGAGACGCTGGCCGGCGGCATGGGCGGCGCGCTCGCGGCCGGCCTCGCCCCACCGCACGGCGCGCGCTTCACGCTGAGCCTGCCACTGGCAGGCGCCACGCCATGA
- a CDS encoding CopG family antitoxin: MARIAEQIQAIPKFTTEAQERAYWEKHGSMDHLDGSKARKVTLPNLKPTTKTISLRLPQHLLDSIKVWLQEKLHTH; this comes from the coding sequence ATGGCGCGCATTGCAGAGCAGATTCAAGCGATCCCGAAGTTCACCACCGAAGCACAAGAGCGTGCGTACTGGGAAAAACATGGCTCCATGGACCACCTTGACGGGTCGAAGGCCAGGAAGGTCACGCTGCCCAACTTGAAACCCACGACCAAGACAATCTCGCTGCGCTTGCCTCAGCACCTGCTGGATTCGATCAAGGTCTGGCTGCAGGAAAAACTGCACACTCACTGA
- a CDS encoding ShlB/FhaC/HecB family hemolysin secretion/activation protein codes for MTTRFLARCLAPLLALASAAAMAATPEVRFDIARFQVEGNTLLTPAQIDQRVAALAGPGRAYGDIQSAVEALQDAYREAGYTTVTVSLPEQELTGGVVRIQVTERVIASVTVTGNQHFDADNIRASVAPLQVGRAPVLRAISESIQLANDNPAKQIGVTLAEGAAPGTIDAKVAVTDYQPLRLTATLDNSGTPATGRWRAGVALQDANLFDRDQVGTLAYTTSPGKPNGVQMDLYSFGYRIPFYGIGDSLDFVYGKSNTNAPAASPTLGGVLGFTGKGDVFGVRWNHFLGRDGESFAKLVLGLDHKNIDSRCSVGGQQVSIDGPTPPIASCVPYQTTPLSLTYFGQRDGIDQSLSYSAGVSRNIPSGKSFTNIDGRTDRYSYLTSGNRDTRDGFMAVNGAASFSKAFAGGWQARLAGVAQYSHSPLVSSEQFSLTGAALVRGFEERAVAADSGLVVNAELYTPELAGLAGIPGQLRLLAFVDAGHGNNNRTEGTVVPRSVNVSSAGVGMRYVWTRDFGLRLDVARVLDAGNSATEKRGDWRAQFSAVLSY; via the coding sequence TTGACGACGCGATTCCTGGCCCGATGCCTTGCCCCTCTCCTGGCGCTTGCAAGCGCAGCAGCCATGGCGGCGACGCCGGAAGTGCGCTTCGACATTGCGCGCTTCCAGGTCGAAGGCAATACCTTGCTGACGCCCGCGCAGATCGACCAGCGCGTCGCCGCGTTGGCCGGGCCGGGGCGCGCCTACGGCGACATTCAATCGGCCGTCGAGGCACTGCAGGACGCTTACCGCGAGGCCGGCTACACGACCGTCACGGTCTCGCTGCCCGAGCAGGAACTGACGGGCGGCGTGGTCCGCATCCAGGTCACCGAGCGCGTGATCGCCTCGGTCACCGTCACCGGCAACCAGCACTTCGACGCCGACAACATCCGCGCCAGCGTGGCGCCGCTGCAGGTGGGCCGTGCGCCCGTTCTGCGCGCGATCTCGGAATCGATCCAGCTGGCCAACGACAACCCGGCCAAGCAGATCGGCGTGACGCTCGCCGAGGGCGCCGCGCCCGGCACCATCGACGCCAAGGTGGCGGTGACCGACTACCAGCCGCTTCGGCTCACCGCGACGCTCGACAACAGCGGCACGCCGGCGACCGGCCGCTGGCGCGCCGGCGTCGCGCTGCAGGATGCCAATCTGTTCGACCGCGACCAGGTCGGCACGCTGGCCTACACGACCTCGCCCGGCAAACCGAACGGCGTGCAGATGGACCTGTACTCGTTCGGCTATCGCATTCCGTTCTACGGCATCGGCGACAGCCTGGACTTCGTCTACGGCAAGTCCAACACCAACGCACCGGCCGCATCGCCCACGCTCGGCGGCGTGCTCGGCTTCACCGGCAAGGGCGATGTGTTCGGCGTGCGCTGGAACCATTTCCTGGGCCGCGACGGCGAGAGCTTCGCCAAGCTGGTGCTCGGCCTCGACCACAAGAACATCGATTCGCGCTGCAGCGTCGGCGGCCAGCAGGTCAGCATCGACGGGCCGACGCCGCCGATCGCTTCGTGCGTGCCCTACCAGACGACGCCGCTGAGCCTCACGTACTTCGGGCAACGCGACGGCATCGACCAGAGCCTGAGCTACAGCGCCGGCGTGTCGCGCAACATCCCGAGCGGCAAGAGCTTCACCAACATCGACGGACGCACGGATCGTTATTCGTACCTCACTTCCGGCAACCGCGACACGCGGGACGGCTTCATGGCCGTGAACGGCGCGGCTTCGTTCTCGAAGGCCTTCGCCGGCGGCTGGCAGGCGCGCCTGGCGGGCGTCGCGCAGTACAGCCACTCGCCGCTGGTGAGCAGCGAACAGTTCTCGCTGACGGGCGCGGCACTGGTGCGCGGCTTCGAGGAGCGCGCGGTGGCCGCCGACAGCGGGCTGGTCGTCAATGCCGAGCTCTATACGCCGGAGCTGGCGGGCCTCGCCGGCATTCCCGGCCAATTGCGGCTGCTGGCTTTCGTCGACGCCGGCCATGGCAACAACAACCGGACCGAAGGCACGGTGGTGCCGCGCAGCGTCAATGTGTCCAGCGCCGGCGTCGGCATGCGCTACGTCTGGACGCGCGACTTCGGCCTGCGCCTCGATGTGGCCCGCGTGCTCGATGCCGGCAACTCGGCGACCGAAAAGCGCGGCGACTGGCGTGCGCAGTTCAGCGCCGTGCTGTCGTACTGA